TGAATGATGTTTGTGTTTGAGTATATTTTTGGGTTGggtaattttataaaaaaaatttaaattttggcCGCTTGGAAACGACcgcttgggaaccactgctgtaatatataccaggggtgtgcaacctgcaggGCAAATGCGGCCCAGAGACAAAAATTGTGTGTTGTGTTGACATATGGACAAGTTAATAAATaacacagtaaaatgaaatgtcaCTTTGGAATCGGCATACATATTTTTTACATGGGATTGTTAAAACATTTAAAACTCTCACCAGTCTTTTATCTAAATCGGGACCACTGGACTGTAGGCATTGTGATATCTTTTTATACACCGATGAACATGCCAATCTTGTGTGTTCGAGTCTCTTTTCAATTAGTAAAAGTTCATCTGTCAATACTTCACTTTTATTAGCTCTGGAAAAAAAACGATATTacggtatttaaaaaatatgcaacattaataaaaaatgaactgTTATTACCATCCAAACGATGTCATATgtcaaaaataggaaatttaaATGAATCATTATATGAATGTAGCCTTTTGCTGATAATTATACCATTGAAGAAACAAGCCTGCAATTAATGATGATCACCCTACATATTTTGGCAAGTTGTAATTCTATAAAGAAATTTTAAGTTGTAAGATACCACGGTATAATATCAAAGTCTATATATTTAACACAATTGGGCAGAAAAACCTGAAAAAATCAAGTTATTCAGCGAACAAATAGGTCCTTGGTGAGCCTCACCTTCCAATTTTTTGATCGGCTTTAAGCCTATATCGCATTACTTGCTTCTTGAAATTCATGTTGATTTGTGTCTTTTATTATTTATCGCATTGTCCTAATTTTAATAAGCAAATATAACTAAAACCTTAAGactaaaaatacatattaaaatagaTTGATACAGATATATAATATCACATatggataaaaaaataaatgacaacAAGATCAAATTACAAAATACAGTTTCTATGAATTAGCAGcaacaattcaaaaaaatagacaaaaCACATAACTTAGTTATATAAAATCGATGCCACTTTGGTACGCAAACTCACTTGATTACTGTGATCTCAATTGTATACAAAAATGGCACCACAATTGTGTATAATCTCATGAAGACATTCACATAGAATTCAGTCCCTAACACTAACTAAAATCGCAAACCGAAGCAgcaccaaaaaaatattttgtactcAGAAACTTTATTCATTATGATGAATTTACTTTACATAAAATGATAAGATGGGTCATGAAATGATCCAGAGAGTGATTGTGGAACATTCACAATTGTTGAGTGAAGTGCACCAACGTTTCGTACTCGTTTACTCGGATCTGGTAAAAGAGAAGCTTTAAGATCCAAATGTGAAGACAACTTAGGCTTTGGCACCCTGTTTCTTGATGGTAGAGAATATTCTCTGCCTTGCATGCAATGGTCATGTAAAGCCATGGAATCAGAATTGGTGGATCTTGGAATGGAAcgtttaaatttatttggagTTGTTAAGACAGATTTAGGAACGCTAATTCGGATAAAACGAGGTGATGTTTTTGTACCAGGGTGAACACTGATGCTGGGATCAACAGGTACAGGGTAAAGTCGAGAGTTGACTGTGTAATCCAGAATTCTAGAGTCTTGCGTATCAGCAGGATCTGGAGAGATTGGATATTTTTTTCTTGGTTTAATCGGAGTTaaatatttctcatttgcatttTCGACTTTTCCACTGCATTCATCCCGATTCGTTTTTCGAAACTCATCAATTTCATTGATAAAATCCTGAGTAACAACAGCTGAAACCCCGCCCGAAGATCTCGGCAGACTATCCATTTCTACGACTCCAGCAATCCAATCATATCCGAGCAAAGGTTTCGGAAGTGGAGCaatattttcatcaatgcaCTGACTGTGTCTTAGTAAGCGAGAATTATCAGGACTATCAACAGAAAATTTGACTCTGTTTTTGCCTCCTGGTGTGTGCCGAGCTTTCGATGCAAGGATGGATCGTTTCGGAGTCTTCATATTATCGGAAGCCTGATAAGGTTTTGTTGACCGCGTCTTAGATTTTGGACCCATGTTCTGGTATCTAGGAGTCTCTGTGTTATCTTTATATGAAAAaggaaagaaataaaaatatacagttATGAGAGCAGAcctatatttctgtatttagcaATTCCTGGATTTCAAATCATGAAAAAAGCAGTTTGATAGAGGGCATGACCACGGGCAGAGaagggtcttactacttactgaatagagcgcgaaacagcgcagaagagagggaaagagcgcgaaacagcgcagaaGAAATGGAAACATTTTCCCTTtcattatttcagtatttattagCGTccgtaaatttcaaaaaatttgatggGAAACAGTATACAGTGGTAGGGAATGATCACGagtttatatcagtaatcttcAAATAACCAAACATGACGCACccgtgttcaggttgtgcatcatcttggtgcacatacttcatgacgcaccctaacctggtacacatactgtgttcaggttgtgcgccatcttggtgcacatacttcatgacgcaccataacctggtacacatactgtgttagGGCTGTGCGCCCTCTTGGTGCACTTACTTCTGGAGTTCCAAATTTTCTTTGATTGGTGTGCTCAAAGTGACTACCGTATAAGTCACTTTGGATGTGCTCATATTACGTCATGTTGGGTTATTTAAAGATGTTGAAGATTCTGAGATTACTGATAAAAACTCGTGATCATTCCCTACTACTGTATGCTGTTTCCCatcaaattgttcaaaatttcatggacgctaataaataatgaaagaaaaatgtttccaTCTCTTCTGCGCTGTGTCGCGCTCTTTCCTTCCCTTCTGCGCTCTAAGTACAAGTAGTAAGACCGACAGAGAAAGATGTAGCCTATAAGGAtaagatttccatatttatcccaggaaaGAGGCATAataatatggcaaaccacggcctcttgtctgctcgtccggttaccataaTGCTGCACTACGTACGGTACGGTATCTGctgtacggtacggtaccggtgaCGTTAATACCGTAACGTTACGTCACGGCCctttttccaaatttaaataaaatttgctaATCATATTTTACCGAACCGCAAATTACATTTATCTAGAATAGTTTATAGGCTAATACAATATGAAAGTGGAATGAATGAAGATTCTGTCGACGACGGAACAGCCCAGCCAAGCCAAATGTCAGAATGTCCACCAACGGTCGGAAATCAGATTTGTGTATGAGGTGTATAGAGTCGTAAAATAGAAATCCAATGAATGTGAAATAGGCGGATTTTTCGTCGTTTACCTACATTATAATAACAGCTGGTTATTTAATGATTATTTTGTTCAAGTACGTAAATAATATATGATCACATATTCTTTTATATAATAAGAATCTAACGATTGATATTTATTATCGGTATTGCGAATAGTGAAATCAGGATGCCTCAATTTCTCACAGACTCTGGACATGGTGGGCGTCACTACAATTTTACGTCGTAAAATGACACTATTCACAGATTCATAGCATAGGTACTATGactctatttttaatttttggtatTACCGTCCATAACCGTGTCAAGATTTAGTTGTGAGTATACTGACAGTGAcagtatggacctttccccgagcatcgacttccttgtttacttcgtgacattggccaatcagcaagatgaaaaaagtgacgtaacaatgccccctttttgcatccgctcagacacttttctcactcagacagattttcaagcgtggttgtaaacattacctcgttttcgcgtttttgaactctattcgttagttttcagttgtgtttcggaaacttaaataaaaatcagataattcaatgatcactctgtcttcctaggagttttaatttaattgcagtaataaaaattagtgtagaaatagctgtgatagactagcctgaaattctttaccggtactttgaaAAAACCGACTTGTTGTGTgaaatgaatcataatgatggtttgaaacacataccccattttacaggcgccaactcgcaaaagcactcctaaaatagcactgcaaattttgcaatggtaaagtataggaaaaattttccgggggtcaaaggtcggggaaaggtccattgttgTTAGTGATACTGAATTTtccctaattttttttaaaaattttcccATATATTTGAACACGTAAAACAGTGGCTTTAATTAATCATCTTTCGTTACATAGAATTTTAGACttcaggttcgaattccatgattgtttcagaatcgaatcgaatatttttttgaatcgtaTCTCGAATAGACATTTAAATGATTGCGCTATGCCCCCCAGACATATAAATTGAAGAAACATAAAATACGTCACTCAGTTCGCTCAGTTGTCGCACACAATAAGAAACGTGTTTCATCAATAATTCATTTCGAAAAAGAAAttagaattgcattttaaaaaaatgacttaAAAATAATGTGGGATTCACATCGAcgtttgaagaaaaaaaaatgccggCTATTCCAATTTTTCGTCCACTAAtccgattcaaataatttgctattGCTATTTCGAATCGAAATACCCGGCCAAGAGATGTAGCCTTCGTGTAGCGCAACCCAATTTCCATGTTGAAATTATAACAATGATCTGAAGTTTCAGATTGAACATGTTTTTCGAACACTACACTACTATGGAATAAATAGATAGACTACTCTACAAAAAGGACAGATTGTCATCAAAGTTGCTTACCTTTGCTTGGTTTCGCCTTGGACAAAAAAGCCACAAAAAGAAATTACGTAGTCAACAGTATTACCTTAGATTTAGTTTGATTGTTTGATATCGCAAACGAAGTGTAGGTTCACCACTCTTCTCACTGGGGCATTCACATAGATTATGTTTGATTGTTTGATATCGCAAACGAAGTGTAGGTCCACCACTCTTATCACTGAGATTAAATCAGgacgttattggacacgtcagtggacataacgattgtttcaatattatgttgttgttcttgtttatCTTCCCTTTCGTCATGATAAAATagcttttctcttcaaatactggaccaattgctatgaaattttcagtgattaaagttggattttttcgccagaagggtattaattttacttatttcaaaaatttttgtggaCTTCAAgcgattcgttttttatgtttCAGATTAAAAAATAGCGACATCTTGTggcgtgtccatatattgatAGGGGTACATGATCCTTTTTCCGTTCGATTTTGGGGGTTAAGTTAATGAACAGTTCGGAAACCAGTGGTGTAGGCTAAGCATTGTTGCTTATTTGCTTTTATAATGACGAATAAATAAAGTTTTGCCGTAAGCGCATATGGGTAAAATTCCAAAACTCATCCTAATGCGCgttaataatttgaaaagtCACCACTCAAAAAAAAATCACCCTTTCAACTGCTAACATGCTTCTTATGTCAGGGCGTaccttttcatttaaaaaaaggaaGACTTGTTTTCTTTGCTGATTCTCTTGGGGTAGGCTACTACTTCTGTCAGCTATAAATAATCAGTACCAACGTTGTTCGATTCAAACTTTGAACCTTAAATCAATAGTAGGTAATTTAATTCGATATTATCAATGAGAAGAAAGCGAAGCGAAATTAatgatttattttacttttcagttAAGTTTTGAGTGAGGTTCAGTTGTTTTGAGATACAGttgattatataatatatatagtcaATAATTCTTTTCGTTAATCATATCTATGGTGACAATATAATCATTTTACAATTTAGCatataaaatacaaatgaaaagGTTTTTTATCCAACTCCATCATCTTCTTCAACTTTGTATTCTGAGGTAGCATATAATTGTAGAAAATCCAAAGAATCTTAATTAATCATTCTCCGGAGTGTGCACGCAATAAACGTTTCACGTACATCCGTCATTTTTTGTCGAATAGTCTCCCTCGTGAATCAAACCATATTCATTACTTGATCAATCTCTGAAAATACGTTCCGAATTGACAAATAGTTATTTTTGGTTTGCATGGCAACTTCCGACCATACTGATCCGGGTGAATAGATAAATACTGAACTTTGTTTGCATAATTCATTCTCTACCAAAGCTATTAGTTCATGTGTATCTCGCCAGATAGCGGAACATTTTTGCTCTGGATATTTTGAGCTGATGAATCGATAAAGATCAAGTTTATTGTAAAGCTGCATTTTCCAGCACCGTTGATCTCTGTAATATTCGAACTCTTTTTTGTCTTTCTCATTTTTCGCAATCTTTCGAAAAAACTCGTTTTGGAAAGTTGCATCTCTAATCTGATGTTTTATCTAAAACAAGAAGCaaacaatgaatgaaaaaaCGCGAGTGAAGAATGCTTTTCTTTGCTGACAATGGTATTTGATGTATATATAGAACATATATATTTGCTTTGTCAGTTTCCACTTTTCATGAGATAGGCTCCTTATGGCACTACTGCGCAGTGTATATTGCATTCGCCTGTAAACATTTTAGTAACGCTTCAGTTTTTGGTTGTTGATTTCTGAACATTTTCATCTAACTGGTGACGAATGAAAGTAGtgggaaaaaaaaatatataataccaaatgcttattataatatataatattaatctAATATTGGTAATTCAATATCACATATAAGTATTTATAACTCGACTTACTGTCTCATAGTCCGTAGCAGCAGTTGCCAAATAAAATTTGACTATTTTTGGGGTCCGGCAGTTTGTTGTTAAATCTGTTAATTTCTATAAAGTAAATAcaaagctcaaatatattgacaagGGCAAATGACTAATATTGCCACAACAGTACCAGTGAAATTTTATACAAATGATGAATAAATTGCACTAAACTTCATATGACGATGTGCTCAGgaattaaacaaatattaaaattaaaggATGCCAAAATAAAGTGAATATAAACTGTATGAAGGTATATCGCTATTTTGCATTTGGACTTACACATACATAGGTTGCTGGGGTGTGGAGTTATTTTGGCGAAAATTTTCACTTGTTCTAGCCCATTTCTGCAAATATGGATTCTGGTAACATTAAAAGATTTCTCGTGCAATTTTTAATGCTATTATCAATGCTCCTATTTCAATAAACAATCTTAATTTAAAAGAGACTAGATGTCAAAAACAGACAATATatggaaaatatgaaaaaaaatatattccaggTTGAAATTACGCATCCAAAATGTAGCCTACTAAATATCGACTTACCTCTTGAATGCTCAGTTTTCTGCCAGCAAACAAAATTGCTTCCGATAAGTTTGCGGtcttaacttttttcatttcaggACAAAAGTTACGTGATGTTTTACATCTATACTCAAAGTTGTATCTGACAATGATATCAGTTTACGTTATTAAACCAATTGTTACTTTGTTTCTGTTTTATAATTTAGATTCATAACAGATGCACTTCAGGTATAAAGTTTTATGCtcaaattatattaataaatttgttcattttcttcTGTGAGTGACTGACCGAAAAGCAAGCAAGTTAACTTTTCTCGATGGAACTTAATTATGTCGAGAACTTACCTCCAATGTAATGCAAAGTATACTTGATTTTTCATCACTTCGCTAATAAATTCTGATGCTAATTCTCGAACATATCTAGGTCTTTGTGTGAAGACTTCTATTAATTTATACTTCGTTTCAAAATTGGCATCATATACGTCTTTTTGGGTGACAGATGATAAATCTTTCATCGCTTTCATCAAAATAGGTTGGCTGACGTTTTGTAACAACTTTATAGGATTTTTGTATGTATTGATAAGTACTGCACAAGGTACGTCTGACCTGTTAAAAAATGGTCATAAGTCAGATACggatttctatacagaaaacaGATTAGTTAGTCTACTTATAGATATACTAGTAAACGGTTTTCGGCATCAAATTTAAAGCAAGCAAGTTAAAATTGAATATGGTAATTATGAACTCTGTGATGAAATTAGCATTCGATATAGAATATTTTCCTAAGGTTGAGTATAAGGTAAACTGTAGAgacgaaaaattaataaaatttaaaactatccaAAAGCATGGTAAATATTATATACGGATTTTGATATTTCTCACCTAAATTGATCTTTTACGCTTTGTAGAAATTCTGAAAAACTTTTATGATGTATTTCTCGCACTGGCAGAAGAGGTGGAAAACAATCGGGTCTGTGTTTCTTTTTCACAAATCTTAGGTAAGTGAAATGATCCTTACCAAATAAATGATCATATGAAGAAGTGAGTGACATTCCGCTTGTTTcttccaaaaaatattggaaatcacATGATGTGACCAATTCCTGatgcaaataatattataaaataatacaattttCGGAAATTGGAAACTTTCATATCAGTATACAGAATTCCTTAAACTtacaatttttatcaaattctctCTTTCAGTTTTACCGACAACAAAAATtgttgatgaatattttttcccATTTAATTTTGAAGCAATGTCTTTAGAAATTCAAACGAAAGTAAAATGGAATTAAAGCCCGAACGCGACACTCGCCTACCTTACCTTTTACAGTACCTTACCTAGTCTACTAGTACAACAGGGTCTAAAAACATCAGACGAGAGTGGTCGCAGAAacgctacaaataatttttgaaaaaggtcatcacacaaaatatcgaagtgaaaaacgaatcacatagagccccagaaagttttgaaataaataaatacaatcttcaaccactaaaaatttcagagcaattagTCCAGTTGTTCACGAGAAAAACGTTTATTTCATAACAAGAAGTAGAAAACTACGTACAATAACAGCACAATCTGTATGTGTGATTCGtgccccccaaaaaaaaatgaaattactaaaaaaataGCCGAAAAAATTAGCTTTCACCTGAAATCCAATATCGAATTTTGAATAACAcaattgtttcattttatcCACTGTTGTCAAAGAAACCAACCGAGAAAGAATTTTCAAATCGATTCTCAATGAAGCAGGTAAGGAGCTTGTATAATTTGAGTCTTTATCAGCTGGATGTAGTTGGAAAGGAGGAATTACTACTGTCCTGAAAAAGGTCTTATATTtggtaaaaaaattaaatgtgaAAAAGGAAAAGATCATGAAAAAATTTGGCATATACTTGTAACGTTGACTTTAGGATGTCTCACTTTGAAGCTCAGTCTACTTGCGGAAATTATCGTCTGAGAATATGTCCCTTTATTTTCAAAAGCATCGTCCTTACAGAATTGGCTTTTTAATTAATTTCCTATTATATAATACGCACGCCTTTTAATCATAATAAGGCTGTCTATTTATTATCATTGATTTCTATTCACCTGTTTGTCATCATTCCAATAAATATTGCTTCTTGTAATGAAAGCATTTCATCGCTCGGCCCATTAGGATTAGCAGGATAAATTATTCTTGTTGGATCCAATTGCATCAGGGGTTCAGAAGTTGGTCCTTTCCAATCTAATTCTTCCGCCCATTCTCGGCAAAGTTCGTTTGTTCCCTGGATAAAAAAGATTAACAGCAACAATTTTTCAATCTAGAAATAAAGTCACAGTCATTAACCCAAAAATGTCTgacaatttattgttttatcgtATTATTTCTTGTTGACTCTAGTTTTAAAGTAATAAATGCGGACATGCGTGGACCTTGGATTAgacttaatttttttcattattcctTGTATATATATTCGAGATTAACATGTTAGTAAtgactataaatatatattggcGAAGGGTAAATTAGGAGAATAGCAGAGACCATTGTGATAACTCAATCTTTGTCGTTTCTAAGCAAAAACACTGCTCTCTGGGTAATTTTTCTGATTGCATAAATAAGTGAAAACAATAGtttgaacacaaaaaatatcATACAAAGTTGAACGTAATGGATTTTACCTTATGAAATTTCAGACTTTCATCAGATTCATTTTTCCATTCATGCATAGAAAGAAGTCGAAATATTCCGTTAACTGTTTGAGAATTGGAATAGACTGCTAAAACAGCAAAACATTTACGTGTACATGAAAACGAACTGGTTGTTATAGTGCTTGTTAAATCAACGCAATAAATTGCATATTGGTACACCAGAAATACGCAATAAGTTATATTtgaagcaaaatattttgtatgagTAAGAAGAAAGTTAGTTAGACTTTacaatatttgatagaaattttgatgatataaaggtttaaaaaataaattcacctTTTTCACCAAACGTGTTTAATTCTTGTGGTTTTCTTTCTACATACTTTCGAATATTCAGTCGCGAACATGGAGAGAAAAAGAATTTCGAGGATATTGCCAAGAACATAACAACCGTAATTAACCGTGTGACTTTTACGTGTGGGAAGTATTTTGACAACGTCATTCCAAGGCAAATTATCGTTTACATTGCACGAAGGCAAAACTTAGTGAAGTTAAGTATGCATAACAATAGGcatgatgaataaaaatatcgACAGTAGCACCCTTTACTGCTGCATATAATAAGAATAATTGCGGTAACCATTCTACTATTTTATGACACTTAAACATTATTACTGACTTTGCTGAAAACGATTTTCCATATCACATGCGAATAACTAAACTGATGAAGGCCAAGCGTAGGAAAAGTCTGAAAAATTTTGGGGAAAATCTGGACCAAATACAACGGGTAGAATAAATTGCCTGGGGCAGCTTTTCTCTTGAACTAAATATCAAATTTACTTGAAGTAAATTGACGCATCCCAACG
The genomic region above belongs to Styela clava chromosome 13, kaStyClav1.hap1.2, whole genome shotgun sequence and contains:
- the LOC120334401 gene encoding migration and invasion-inhibitory protein-like, translating into MGPKSKTRSTKPYQASDNMKTPKRSILASKARHTPGGKNRVKFSVDSPDNSRLLRHSQCIDENIAPLPKPLLGYDWIAGVVEMDSLPRSSGGVSAVVTQDFINEIDEFRKTNRDECSGKVENANEKYLTPIKPRKKYPISPDPADTQDSRILDYTVNSRLYPVPVDPSISVHPGTKTSPRFIRISVPKSVLTTPNKFKRSIPRSTNSDSMALHDHCMQGREYSLPSRNRVPKPKLSSHLDLKASLLPDPSKRVRNVGALHSTIVNVPQSLSGSFHDPSYHFM
- the LOC120333020 gene encoding uncharacterized protein LOC120333020; its protein translation is MHEWKNESDESLKFHKGTNELCREWAEELDWKGPTSEPLMQLDPTRIIYPANPNGPSDEMLSLQEAIFIGMMTNRTVVIPPFQLHPADKDSNYTSSLPASLRIDLKILSRLVSLTTVDKMKQLCYSKFDIGFQELVTSCDFQYFLEETSGMSLTSSYDHLFGKDHFTYLRFVKKKHRPDCFPPLLPVREIHHKSFSEFLQSVKDQFRSDVPCAVLINTYKNPIKLLQNVSQPILMKAMKDLSSVTQKDVYDANFETKYKLIEVFTQRPRYVRELASEFISEVMKNQVYFALHWRYNFEYRCKTSRNFCPEMKKVKTANLSEAILFAGRKLSIQEKLTDLTTNCRTPKIVKFYLATAATDYETIKHQIRDATFQNEFFRKIAKNEKDKKEFEYYRDQRCWKMQLYNKLDLYRFISSKYPEQKCSAIWRDTHELIALVENELCKQSSVFIYSPGSVWSEVAMQTKNNYLSIRNVFSEIDQVMNMV